A stretch of the Kushneria konosiri genome encodes the following:
- a CDS encoding EF-hand domain-containing protein, translating to MRSRSMGYHNRLSGLVMVAMLSGCAQHSTQESDVSKADESSNTVQQADAFFDQGNTDPRSGLSSLDLERLGLGDHWNTLDENGDGQISRQEFRHRRSDPAIARQLQVSTEGAGAASPDQIVSSSWRLPPEPASQTWQRSKATATPATMSSPSAAAWGVVPSNDTSEDPVPIEPDTSAGAENPVESVSP from the coding sequence ATGCGCAGTAGGTCGATGGGATATCACAACCGGCTTTCGGGATTGGTCATGGTGGCCATGCTGTCCGGGTGCGCTCAGCACTCAACGCAGGAGAGCGATGTCAGCAAGGCAGATGAAAGCTCTAACACTGTGCAGCAGGCCGACGCATTTTTTGATCAGGGTAATACTGATCCGCGCAGCGGCCTGAGTTCGCTGGATCTTGAGCGCCTTGGCCTGGGAGATCACTGGAATACCCTGGATGAAAATGGTGATGGACAGATATCGCGTCAGGAGTTTCGTCATCGCCGTAGTGATCCCGCCATTGCTCGACAGCTTCAGGTGAGCACAGAGGGTGCAGGTGCGGCCAGCCCGGATCAGATCGTTTCTTCTTCCTGGCGGCTGCCGCCGGAGCCTGCATCCCAGACGTGGCAGCGCTCAAAAGCGACCGCGACACCTGCGACCATGAGTTCGCCTTCGGCGGCCGCGTGGGGTGTAGTGCCCTCCAATGATACGAGCGAAGACCCGGTGCCGATCGAGCCGGACACATCGGCAGGGGCGGAAAACCCGGTAGAGTCGGTCTCTCCCTGA
- a CDS encoding aromatic amino acid transaminase codes for MFERIERVPGDAILGLIEAYQKDSNPQKVDLGVGVYRDDQGRTPVLATVKKAEEQLFQNEATKSYIGSHGDARYTEAVTRMVVGEDSAALGAGRISTTQTPGGTGALRLAADFMKAHLSGRAIWLSDPTWPNHPAIFDAAGIEVKRYPYVNADNRLDFEAMLAALKEVPEGDIVLLHACCHNPTGFDLCEDQWHEVLEVVKSRGLLPLIDFAYQGFGDGLDQDAFGVRLFVEALDEMLITTSCSKNFGLYRERTGSLMVLAADEEQMQNVRTQVAIAARENYSTPPSHGAAVVAEILSSQALTDQWEQELADMRGRINGLRSDFVAAFRPHGLEERFAFIAEQRGMFSYTGLTQEQVRRLRDEFSIYMVGSGRANIAGLSEKTLAYVANAIATVVK; via the coding sequence ATGTTCGAGCGTATCGAGCGAGTTCCCGGGGACGCTATCCTCGGCCTGATCGAAGCCTATCAAAAGGACTCCAACCCCCAGAAAGTCGATCTCGGGGTCGGTGTCTATCGTGATGACCAGGGCCGCACGCCGGTGCTTGCGACGGTCAAGAAGGCAGAAGAGCAGCTTTTTCAGAACGAGGCCACCAAAAGCTATATCGGCTCCCACGGCGATGCGCGCTATACCGAGGCGGTCACCAGAATGGTAGTGGGTGAAGACTCCGCAGCGCTGGGTGCCGGGCGTATCAGCACTACCCAGACGCCCGGAGGCACCGGCGCCCTGCGTCTCGCCGCCGACTTCATGAAAGCGCACCTGTCAGGCCGTGCCATCTGGTTGAGCGATCCGACATGGCCCAACCACCCGGCCATCTTTGACGCCGCAGGCATCGAAGTAAAGCGCTACCCATACGTCAACGCCGACAACCGGCTGGACTTCGAGGCCATGCTGGCCGCGTTGAAGGAAGTTCCGGAAGGCGATATCGTTCTGCTGCACGCCTGCTGCCACAATCCCACCGGCTTTGATCTTTGTGAAGATCAATGGCATGAGGTCTTGGAAGTGGTCAAATCTCGCGGACTGCTGCCGCTGATTGATTTTGCCTACCAGGGCTTCGGAGACGGTCTTGATCAGGACGCCTTTGGCGTTCGCCTGTTCGTTGAAGCACTTGACGAAATGCTGATCACCACTTCATGCTCGAAAAACTTCGGTCTCTATCGTGAGCGTACCGGCTCGCTGATGGTGCTGGCCGCGGATGAAGAGCAGATGCAAAACGTGCGTACCCAGGTCGCCATTGCTGCCCGCGAAAACTACTCCACGCCGCCTTCTCATGGCGCTGCGGTTGTTGCCGAAATCCTGAGCTCTCAGGCCCTGACCGATCAGTGGGAACAGGAACTGGCCGACATGCGCGGGCGAATCAACGGGCTGCGCAGCGATTTCGTCGCCGCCTTCCGACCGCACGGCCTTGAAGAGCGCTTTGCCTTTATTGCCGAGCAGCGTGGCATGTTCTCCTACACCGGCCTGACCCAGGAGCAGGTCAGGCGACTGCGTGATGAGTTCAGCATTTATATGGTGGGCTCCGGCCGCGCCAATATTGCCGGGCTGTCTGAAAAGACACTGGCGTATGTGGCCAACGCCATTGCGACCGTCGTGAAGTGA